In Edaphobacter aggregans, the sequence AGATCTTCTGATCGACTTCCAGGATGGTCGAAGACTCAGAGCAAATGAAGTAGGGGATGGCGGAACAAACGCAGACCAGAGAGCCATCGAATTGTTGCTGGCCAAAACTGGCCTTCAACCCCAACATGCAATTACACCGGATGAAATACCTGGGCTCTAATTAATAGTCATAAACTGCATCGATTAACCGCTCAGTTAGAATCGGAACCCATGAAGATCTTTCGCCCTCTGTCTCTAGCTTTGTGCATCACCGGAGCAACCGCCGGTCTCCTGACCATCTCGCTCCGCGCCGCAACACCGGAAGAGCAGGAGGTCCTCGCTCCCATCAAGGCGATGTTCGACGGCATGGCCAAGCGGGACGCTGCAGCGATCAAAGAACCCACGCTACCCGGCGGCACGATGGTGCTGATGCGTGACGGCAAACCAACCCAGATGACATTTGAGGCCTTCGCTGACCGCGTAGGAAAACCGGGAACCACCCAGATCGAGGAGCGAATTCACGATCCGCTGATCCGAATCGACAACGACCTCGCAATGGTATGGGCCCCGTTCGATTTCTTAGTTGACGGCAAAGTAGACCACTGCGGAACGGATCTGTTCAATCTCGTCCGCAAAGATGGCAAATGGTTGATCGCGAGTGTAGCGGACACAGGACGGAAGGATTGCGCGGTCAAGTAGCCCTACAATTGTTCCGATCCGCCGATACTCCCTCCAAACACCCGCGCTAACCCAGCACGAAAAGGAACCGCACATGAAACCCGGCGACAAAGTAGAAAACTTCACCCTCCAAAATCAGGACGACAAAGAAGTCTCCCTCACCGACTTCAAAGGCAAGCCCGTAGTCCTCTTCTTCTACCCCCGCGCCGACACTCCCGGCTGCACCATCGAATCCTGCGGCTTCCGCGACGCCTTCGAGCAGTTCCAGAAAGCCGGAATCGTAGTCCTCGGCGTCTCCCGCGACACCGTCAAAGCCCAGAAGAAGTTCAAGGACAAATACGACCTCCCCTACGACCTTCTCGCCGACCCCGACATGGTCCTCATCAACCGCTACGACCTCATCAAGCCAAAA encodes:
- a CDS encoding nuclear transport factor 2 family protein gives rise to the protein MKIFRPLSLALCITGATAGLLTISLRAATPEEQEVLAPIKAMFDGMAKRDAAAIKEPTLPGGTMVLMRDGKPTQMTFEAFADRVGKPGTTQIEERIHDPLIRIDNDLAMVWAPFDFLVDGKVDHCGTDLFNLVRKDGKWLIASVADTGRKDCAVK
- the bcp gene encoding thioredoxin-dependent thiol peroxidase, producing the protein MKPGDKVENFTLQNQDDKEVSLTDFKGKPVVLFFYPRADTPGCTIESCGFRDAFEQFQKAGIVVLGVSRDTVKAQKKFKDKYDLPYDLLADPDMVLINRYDLIKPKNMYGKLVKGVKRTTYLIGPDQRLIHIFEDVTPKGHAEEVLALLKSHK